Part of the bacterium genome, CTTTTTGTAGAGTCCCGCGAAATCAAGATCCGTTAGAATGTCGCCGTTGAGCACGATTAACGGCTCGGGGAATTGCGGCAGCTTCGCCAATGGACCGGCTGTGCCAAGGGGCTGGTCCTCGTGAAGATAACTTATCGACACACCCCATTTTGAACCATCACCAAAGTATGCTTCAATCAGTTGATGCAAGTATCCGACGGCAAAGGTAATCTCATGCACTCCGTAGTGCCTCAGTTGCCGAACGAGTGTCTCAGCGATAGGGAAGTTGCCGACCGGCATCAACGGTTTCGGAAGAACTGTCGTGTAAGGACGCAGGCGCGTACCTTCGCCTCCCGCGAGAATTACTGCCTTCATACCTGTGCCTTCTTGCGAAGTGTGATCCGGTTCCGCACCGTCGCCACTCGCGAGCTGATATCACTTCGAAGTTTATCCACTTGTTGTAAGTCCTCTCGCGACATGTATCCGCGTATGTAATCGCCAAAAATCACGGCGCCAAATGCACACAATAGCGCTGCCAATGTTATCTGGACTATGTTTGATAAGCGTCGCGGTCCTGATTTCTCTTGAGGAATGATGGGAGTATCAAGCACCGCGACGACGGGTTTCTTGCGCTTGGCTTCGATGGTTGCCATTTCCAGTTGCTGTGCCAGGAGGGAATAAACCTCCCCGACTTCGGCGACCTTTCTGATCAGGCGCTCATGTTCAAGCTGCAACTCCGGCGAAGAGCCCATATAGTAATTGCGATTTTGTTCGCGGTATTGCATCAGTGAATCTTCTGCCGACTTAAGACGCGATTCAGTTTCCAGTAATCTCCCCTGCACGAATGAGCGATTCTCGTCAAGTCGCGCAAAACGCTCGCTCGAACAAAACGCATCCAATTGCTTGATGTACTCGGAGGCTACCAACTGAGCGAACTTCGCATCGGTCCATTCAAATTCAATCGAAACGATTCCAGTAGTCTTGTCTTTGCTGATCCTCGTGGCTGACGTCAGTGCCTTCATTGCTTCTATCGGATCACTCGAAATGACCTGTCCAATGGTTGTCGCTTCAAACTGCGTTGAAAGCTCGTGTGACAATGATGCTGCAAGCACGCGACTGCGGACGACGTCGGATTTCAAAATGTCGGGAAACAGCTGTGACGATGCAGTTGGGTCGGCATCACTTCGCATCAAGTCCAATGCAGGAATGGCACTTGCCAGCGATCCAAGAGCACTGCCGCCTCCTTGGTTTCCGGTAGGCAACAGCGTGCCGGTCGAAGTGTAGTAGTTTGGCTTGCTGAAATTCACAACAACGGCAGCAACGAATACAGCCGTAGTGAACCAGAATATTCGCCAACGCTGGGCTAGCAACAGGCGCGGTATTTTGGTTATCTCCATTTGCGCCGTTGATGAATTACCGAGTAAACGCTCCATTGACCTCCATGTCACGCCATACAAGTGCAAATCAGGTGCCGTTCTGTTTCATAATTAAATTTGCGTTGCGGTTCAACGACTTAGAGGCAGGGGTTATGACTAATCTGAGGAGGAAACGAGCTCGGACGGAAAATCGTTCCGAGTTTGATGGACAAGAATTCTGCGGAAGGCCTATGCCCGGCGAAGCGACGGGTATTTAGCCGAAAGCCAGCGTTGAGTCAGGATGACGATCGCTCCACTAAACGCTCCGACAATCGCACCAACCAACACATCAAGGGGATAATGTACTCCAACAGCAATTCGCGAGAAGCTAACCAAAGCTGCGAATCCAATCAGATACCACATCGTCTTGGGATATTGATATGACAAGTAGATGGCCATTGCTACCGAATTGGCTGCATGCGACGAAGGAAACGACAATCCTTGCGAGCAGTTGACCAGCAAATGAAGCGGCTGTATTGTGTGGCAGGGGCGAATGCGGCCCACCAGCGGTTTGATTAGCTGTGCCGAAAGTTGATCCGCAAGCGCGACTGTTACGATACACGCAATCGCGGCGATACGTTCTTGCTTTTTCCCGAATATCAAGAGCCCCAAGACTATTACAGCAAACACGCCGCGAAGAAACCAGTGATTGGTCGCGATTGGCATGATAAAATCAAACACCGGATTCGCGATGCCGCTGTTCAGGAGAACGAAAACCGCAGAGTCAATCTCGACGAGCCAATCAAGCATGAGCAGCCCCTGTTATCTCCGCCACAATCTTGCCGTGAGAGCGGTCTCGCAGTGACGAAACGAACTCCTCGAATCGCGATAGGCGAATGGAGCTTAGTAATTCAACCTCGTCACTGTAACTCGTTTCGTCTGTCCTCAACTCAAAGTCGGAAAGAGTTTTCATCACGATGGAAGTCAGGTCGTGTGTAAACTTGATCCTGAACGGCTGCATAATAAGCCTCTCGACCACCTTGGAATTCTTGAGTACATCTTCCGCTGATTGACGGTATGCTCTCGCCAATCCGCCAGTGCCGAGTTTGACCCCGCCGAAGTAGCGTGTTACCACAACCAATACGTCAGTTACATTACAGGATAGAATCGCATCATGAATCGGTCGACCCGCAGTGCCGCTGGGTTCGCCATCATCCGAGTAGCGGAATTCCTGTTTCGATTCCAAACCGACCAGATATGCAAAGCAGTTGTGAGTAGCGTCATAATACTGCCGACGAATCAACTCACACTCGCTTTCTGCGTGCTCGCGAGATTTTGTGGGCACGACGGTGCCGATAAATCGCGAACGCTCGACTTTGATCTCTGTAGAGAACTTGGATTCAATGGTGAAGAATGAGTCTATCAAGAAATTTCTGCTTTGCCGGTAGTCCCAAACTACACCATGTAACGCAGGACCATTTTCCAGTCATCAGGATTCTTTAGTTCGACTGCGCCAACCTTGTTGGAAGCCGCGCCCTCCAGATTTGGATTGAAGCAGGTAAATAGCGACTTGCCTTGTCCCACGGTCTCGGCCATGGCGCTTACCGTTCCGCCGGTACCTGAGGTGATCTCTACAACAATTACCGACTTCGACATTCCCACGATGATTCGATTTCGTGCCAGAAGTTTCCCCGGTTCAACTGTCGCTTCTGGCGGATACTCTGATATCAGCAACCCACGCTCGATAATATTCTGTGCCAGTGGTTCGTTTTCAGGCGGGTAGATCTCATCGAATCCGCATCCCAAAACGGCTATTGTCTTTCCGTCGGACTTTAGTACGCCGATATGCGCTCCGCTGTCGATTCCGCGCGCCAACCCCGAGACGACAACTGTTCCCGTGGCGCCAATTGCGGCTCCGAGACGCACGCTCTCGGCAATCCCCTCTGCTGAGGCTTCATGCGAGCCAACTATTGCTACACAATTGTCGCGGCATATGTCAAGATTGCCACGGTAGTACAACAGTGGCGGCGGGTCAGGTTGCTCAAGCAGCGACTCTGGAAAAAACGGGTCGCAAATCGTCGTTACTCTTATTCCCCGATTCGCATAGTCTCCGAGACGGTCGCGAATCAATTCGGCATTGTGAATGCTGGCACGAATCTGCTCCTCTTTTTCCGGGCTCATTCGCGGTAAAGCGGCAATCTCTCCCGGCTCGGAATCAAAAATACCTTGTGGAGTGGCGAAATGCTGTATCAACTGCTGAAATGTTCGCGCGCCGACACCGCCATATTCTCGCAATGCCACGACCGCCACATCGAGTTCGGAATAGCTGATGGTAATCCTCCATGATAACGCTTCGTTGACCGGATACATCTGGGAAACTTCCCTTCGAACTTAGCCTACTCTGACCATTCTGTCAAGCTGACAGGGGAGATGAATCCATTTTTCGCCTTGATTTTCACGCTGTTGTATGCGTTATTAGTCAACTTTACGGAGCAATTTCTAATGAAAAGATACGACGTTTACGCCATTGGCAATGCACTTGTAGACTTCCTGACCTTTGTCGACGACCAGTTCTTAATCGACAAAGGTATTCGCAAGGGCTTGATGACTCTTGTCGACCAACCTGCCGAGAAGATTCTGGAAGGGCTCGACCATCGGGAAATCGTCCGGTGCAGCGGCGGTTCGGCAGCCAACACAATTGTCGGACTCGCTTTACTTGGCGGCAAGGGCTGTTTTACAGGTAAAGTCGGCGATGATGATCTCGGCAAATTTTATGGCGCAAATCTTCAAGCTTCCGGTGTCGATTTGTACGTCAACCCGGATTCGAAACCGACCGGCTCATGTATTTCTCTGGTATCCCCCGACGCAGAGCGCTCCATGCTCACTCATCTCGGCGCATCAACCCAGTTGAGCGATCTCGACATTCACCATGATGCGCTAAAAGAGTCGCAGTATCTCTATGTCGAAGGCTATCTTTGGGATTCCCCTCCAGCACGCGCTGCCGCAATTCAGGCAATGGAGTGGGCGAAGCGCAATGATGTACGCATTGCGTTTACCTTCAGCGATCCGTGGTTAGTCGAGAGATTTCGCGATGAC contains:
- a CDS encoding phosphatase PAP2 family protein; translation: MLDWLVEIDSAVFVLLNSGIANPVFDFIMPIATNHWFLRGVFAVIVLGLLIFGKKQERIAAIACIVTVALADQLSAQLIKPLVGRIRPCHTIQPLHLLVNCSQGLSFPSSHAANSVAMAIYLSYQYPKTMWYLIGFAALVSFSRIAVGVHYPLDVLVGAIVGAFSGAIVILTQRWLSAKYPSLRRA
- a CDS encoding YigZ family protein is translated as MIDSFFTIESKFSTEIKVERSRFIGTVVPTKSREHAESECELIRRQYYDATHNCFAYLVGLESKQEFRYSDDGEPSGTAGRPIHDAILSCNVTDVLVVVTRYFGGVKLGTGGLARAYRQSAEDVLKNSKVVERLIMQPFRIKFTHDLTSIVMKTLSDFELRTDETSYSDEVELLSSIRLSRFEEFVSSLRDRSHGKIVAEITGAAHA
- a CDS encoding DNA-protecting protein DprA, with protein sequence MYPVNEALSWRITISYSELDVAVVALREYGGVGARTFQQLIQHFATPQGIFDSEPGEIAALPRMSPEKEEQIRASIHNAELIRDRLGDYANRGIRVTTICDPFFPESLLEQPDPPPLLYYRGNLDICRDNCVAIVGSHEASAEGIAESVRLGAAIGATGTVVVSGLARGIDSGAHIGVLKSDGKTIAVLGCGFDEIYPPENEPLAQNIIERGLLISEYPPEATVEPGKLLARNRIIVGMSKSVIVVEITSGTGGTVSAMAETVGQGKSLFTCFNPNLEGAASNKVGAVELKNPDDWKMVLRYMV
- a CDS encoding adenosine kinase, giving the protein MKRYDVYAIGNALVDFLTFVDDQFLIDKGIRKGLMTLVDQPAEKILEGLDHREIVRCSGGSAANTIVGLALLGGKGCFTGKVGDDDLGKFYGANLQASGVDLYVNPDSKPTGSCISLVSPDAERSMLTHLGASTQLSDLDIHHDALKESQYLYVEGYLWDSPPARAAAIQAMEWAKRNDVRIAFTFSDPWLVERFRDDFTRLLDTYIDVLFLNEREAGEITGYEDPLMASKQLAKKVKQLCLTRGEEGAIIANEGRLRSTPRLAISKVVDTTGAGDLYAAGVLRGLSLGFDLSTSSMIGARVAAAVVEKVGARLTPSDLH